The Manihot esculenta cultivar AM560-2 chromosome 1, M.esculenta_v8, whole genome shotgun sequence genome has a window encoding:
- the LOC110607344 gene encoding receptor-like protein EIX2, which translates to MGSSANIPVVELLALLILLQSFLFCCSGTNFHGSCINIERETLLRFKSSLANSSNTLTSWVGDNCCRWEGVSCDNTTGHVVELDLFMRGLEGKVSLHLGNLSNLQHLELGSNGLAIDTLYFPSSLKYLDLEGVPLNKCANWLQSINMLPSLLELYLSFCELSITGHVSHVNLTSLEVLNLRGNNFNSTIPSWLFNITNLQHLDLSYSAFRGSLSTQIGNLNSLSFLDLSYNSLEGNIPKTLNKLCNLSELHLETNKFSGEISGPFGNSSSCIHNSLQHLYLSNNSFSGSLPNNLGEFKRLKVLQLSHNFFCGSIPVSIGHLCNLQTLNFSQNSLHGEVTELHLSKLGALSELVMSGNSLVFDIDAKWIPPFQLYWIDLSSCKLGPRFPQWLKTQKRIVYLVMSNASISDSIPDWFENISSTIEGLDLSYNQLFGSLPNLRKVDTLGDRFISLKFNKFVSLANFHTDAGILDLSNNLLHGQIPRNISKMMPRLQFLSLSNNYLNGTIPASLCRIISFNILILSRNRLSGRIPSCLGNLGDLTVIDLSYNMLSGHVPMSLGSQHFLASLHLQNNNLQGKIPMSLRNLVYLEALDLSMNAFDGFIPWWIGESLSALKMLSLHSNKFEGEIPLQLCHLASLRILNLANNMMTGTVPTCFGNFTAISTHENNGIWDYHSYALDGSFEGDVYGENVQVYVKGIELEYTRTLRFLYSIDLSGNNFVGEIPQELMNLSGLQNLNLSTNKLDGHIPWNIGKLSSLESLDLSENELSGSIPFSISDLNFLSHLNLSFNHLSGRIPKGNQLQTLDDKSIYIGNDGFCGPPLNNCSDDADELPKGHEKGGTTRKDDSEMVWFYSGMGMGFAAGFVGVCSILYFNDSWRCAWFGLVDRVYNKFWVTIAIKANQVKRKFLRNKLEGNA; encoded by the coding sequence ATGGGATCATCAGCTAATATCCCCGTTGTTGAGCTTCTTGCTCTGCTTATTCTACTTCAAAGCTTTTTATTCTGCTGCAGTGGAACTAATTTCCATGGAAGCTGTATCAATATTGAAAGAGAAACTCTTCTCAGGTTCAAGTCAAGCCTGGCCAACAGTTCAAACACATTGACTTCATGGGTGGGAGATAACTGCTGCAGATGGGAAGGAGTTTCTTGCGACAACACAACCGGTCATGTCGTTGAGCTCGACCTTTTTATGCGCGGACTCGAGGGAAAGGTTTCCCTTCATCTTGGCAACCTTTCAAACTTGCAGCATCTTGAACTTGGTTCCAATGGATTGGCAATCGACACCCTCTATTTTCCATCTTCTTTGAAATACTTAGACTTGGAGGGCGTGCCCCTCAACAAGTGTGCCAATTGGTTGCAGTCAATAAACATGCTTCCTTCTCTACTGgaattatatttatctttttgtgaGCTTTCCATCACAGGTCATGTTTCCCATGTCAATCTTACATCTCTTGAGGTTCTCAATCTTAGAGGGAACAACTTCAATTCCACAATCCCCAGCTGGTTATTTAATATTACCAACCTTCAGCACCTTGATCTGAGTTACAGTGCTTTCCGAGGCTCTCTTTCAACTCAGATTGGTAATCTTAattctctttctttccttgATCTGTCTTATAATTCTCTGGAAGGTAATATACCCAAAACGTTGAACAAGCTTTGCAATTTGAGTGAGCTACACTTGGAAACCAACAAGTTCAGCGGTGAGATATCTGGACCATTTGGCAACTCTTCCAGTTGCATCCACAACAGTTTGCAGCATCTGTATCTTTCCAATAATTCATTTTCTGGCAGTCTTCCAAATAACTTGGGAGAGTTTAAACGCCTGAAAGTTCTTCAACTTTCTCATAACTTTTTCTGCGGCTCAATTCCTGTATCAATTGGACATCTTTGCAACCTACAAACACTAAATTTCAGTCAGAATTCATTGCATGGGGAAGTTACTGAACTTCACTTGTCAAAACTTGGAGCTTTGTCTGAGCTGGTTATGAGTGGGAATTCTTTAGTTTTTGATATTGATGCCAAATGGATACCTCCTTTTCAACTTTACTGGATTGACTTATCTTCTTGCAAACTAGGGCCTCGGTTTCCACAGTGGCTCAAAACACAGAAGAGAATTGTATATTTAGTGATGTCCAATGCAAGCATCTCAGATAGCATCCCTGATTGGTTTGAAAACATTTCTTCCACTATTGAAGGACTGGATCTATCTTATAATCAGCTCTTTGGAAGCTTGCCAAATTTAAGAAAAGTAGACACACTTGGTGATAGGTTCATATCATTGAAATTTAACAAGTTTGTTTCTTTAGCCAATTTTCATACTGATGCAGGCATATTGGACCTCTCCAACAACTTGCTTCATGGCCAGATTCCCAGGAATATCAGCAAAATGATGCCAAGATTGCAATTTTTATCACTCTCCAACAACTATTTGAATGGTACAATTCCAGCTTCTTTATGCAGgattatatcttttaatattcttATTCTTTCTAGAAATCGTCTGTCGGGAAGAATACCTTCATGTTTGGGAAATTTGGGAGATTTAACGGTGATTGATCTTTCATATAATATGCTGAGTGGCCATGTTCCAATGTCCTTGGGTTCTCAACACTTTCTTGCTTCCCTGCATCTGCAAAACAATAATCTTCAAGGAAAGATCCCAATGTCATTGAGGAATCTAGTGTACTTGGAGGCTCTTGATCTCAGCATGAATGCTTTTGATGGTTTTATTCCTTGGTGGATAGGTGAAAGCCTATCTGCATTGAAAATGCTCAGTCTTCACTCCAATAAATTTGAAGGTGAGATTCCTTTGCAGCTTTGTCACCTTGCTTCTCTTCGCATATTGAACTTGGCAAACAACATGATGACTGGAACCGTTCCTACTTGTTTTGGCAATTTTACTGCAATTTCTACGCACGAAAACAACGGAATTTGGGACTATCACTCTTATGCATTGGATGGGTCTTTCGAAGGAGATGTCTATGGTGAGAATGTGCAGGTTTATGTCAAAGGAATAGAGCTTGAATATACTAGAACACTTCGATTTCTCTATTCCATTGACCTTTCAGGAAACAACTTTGTTGGAGAAATTCCCCAGGAGTTGATGAATCTTTCAGGTCTACAGAACCTGAATCTATCTACAAACAAATTGGATGGACATATCCCTTGGAACATTGGCAAGTTAAGCTCACTAGAATCACTTGACTTGTCTGAAAATGAACTTTCTGGCTCTATTCCATTCAGCATTTCTGATTTGAACTTTTTAAGTCACTTGAATTTGTCATTCAATCACTTATCTGGACGAATTCCAAAGGGAAACCAACTTCAGACTTTGGATGACAAATCCATCTACATCGGCAACGATGGATTTTGTGGACCTCCATTGAATAACTGTTCAGATGATGCAGATGAATTGCCTAAAGGTCATGAAAAAGGTGGCACTACGAGGAAAGATGACTCTGAAATGGTTTGGTTCTACAGTGGTATGGGAATGGGATTTGCGGCTGGATTTGTTGGAGTTTGTAGCATCTTGTACTTCAACGACTCATGGAGGTGTGCTTGGTTTGGGTTAGTTGACAGAGTCTACAACAAGTTTTGGGTAACAATTGCAATTAAGGCAAATCAAGTGAAGAGAAAGTTTCTCAGAAACAAATTAGAAGGAAATGCATGA